A region of Pyxidicoccus parkwaysis DNA encodes the following proteins:
- a CDS encoding DUSAM domain-containing protein, with protein sequence MSDTPNWHPFRALARQTLREGAPLVLTDEVRALLLRTAREVALADADAAVRTDTGALALIREAARRITDGSNRLTDAIHRMHRHRNAGDFDSARQEMRDVLAVEVVPYYRLLAQEQLDDMADDP encoded by the coding sequence ATGAGCGACACTCCTAACTGGCACCCGTTCCGCGCACTTGCTCGCCAGACCCTGCGCGAAGGGGCACCGCTGGTGCTCACAGACGAGGTGCGCGCGTTGCTGCTGCGTACCGCGCGTGAGGTTGCCCTTGCTGACGCGGATGCAGCCGTACGCACCGATACCGGAGCACTGGCCCTGATACGTGAGGCCGCACGTCGCATCACGGACGGCTCGAACAGGCTAACGGACGCCATTCATCGGATGCACCGGCACCGGAACGCTGGTGACTTCGACAGCGCGCGCCAGGAGATGCGCGACGTGCTCGCCGTCGAAGTCGTGCCGTATTACCGGCTGCTGGCGCAGGAGCAGCTAGACGACATGGCCGACGACCCATGA
- a CDS encoding serine/threonine-protein kinase — MAPGNLNPARLRPGTRVGSWRVLERRGLGVYGAVYLAIRADGLPGFVALKMALHPRDERFAREAELLSRIHHSNVPRLIGHGEWQDAAGTVYPFLAMEWVEGLPLYDWAEEQRPTSRQVLACLASLARALEATHAAGGVHRDVKGGNIVVRDGDGRVFLTDFGSGHYVGAATITWPPFPPGTPAYRSPEAWRTVLRPGPDPSVPYAPGPADDLFALGVTAYRLVTGEYSPMLGLAGEGARLWRPEGTTHLAPRVLNGRCCVELDALVSRMLSVHPDTRDSASELAEALEAAAREAGPEADVPLFAAEEARPVDVSASSRRIPLRRRGKRRKRWDFAAAAGVPLVALGITWLLSALLGDVSISAKRDTRDGGTVAVGDSALTEPESTAPPSALVSIALDVPPRPVPGQRRTDSNGRCPIKAQVPIQGYCWLKQTLDRKGCDENGYLYKDGECYAPVFQTARPATSGPKD; from the coding sequence ATGGCGCCTGGCAACCTGAACCCGGCACGGCTTCGCCCGGGCACACGCGTGGGCTCATGGCGCGTGCTGGAACGGCGGGGGCTCGGCGTCTATGGCGCCGTCTATCTCGCCATCAGGGCGGACGGGCTCCCCGGGTTCGTGGCCCTCAAGATGGCCCTGCACCCTCGGGATGAACGCTTCGCACGTGAAGCAGAGCTGCTCTCACGCATCCATCATTCCAACGTCCCCCGCCTCATCGGCCACGGGGAATGGCAGGACGCGGCCGGCACCGTCTACCCGTTTCTCGCCATGGAGTGGGTGGAAGGCCTGCCTCTCTATGACTGGGCGGAGGAGCAACGCCCCACCTCCCGGCAGGTGCTCGCGTGCCTCGCCAGCCTCGCGCGGGCGCTGGAGGCGACGCATGCAGCGGGTGGCGTGCACCGGGATGTGAAGGGCGGAAACATCGTCGTGCGGGATGGCGATGGTCGGGTCTTCCTGACCGACTTCGGCTCCGGACACTACGTTGGCGCCGCCACCATCACCTGGCCGCCGTTTCCACCAGGAACGCCGGCATACCGCTCGCCCGAGGCGTGGCGCACCGTGCTGCGTCCCGGTCCCGACCCATCCGTCCCCTATGCGCCCGGACCGGCGGATGACCTCTTCGCGCTGGGCGTCACCGCGTACCGGCTGGTGACTGGCGAGTACTCGCCAATGCTGGGGCTGGCGGGTGAGGGAGCCCGCTTGTGGCGACCAGAAGGCACGACTCACCTCGCGCCGCGAGTCCTCAATGGGCGCTGCTGCGTCGAGTTGGACGCTCTCGTTTCGCGGATGCTCTCCGTGCATCCGGACACGCGCGACAGCGCAAGCGAACTGGCCGAAGCGCTGGAGGCGGCTGCGCGCGAGGCCGGGCCTGAGGCGGATGTGCCTCTCTTCGCAGCGGAAGAAGCCAGGCCCGTCGACGTGAGTGCATCCTCGCGCCGCATCCCTCTCCGCCGCCGAGGCAAGCGCAGGAAGCGCTGGGACTTCGCAGCCGCTGCGGGAGTGCCGCTGGTGGCGCTGGGAATCACCTGGCTGCTGAGCGCACTGCTCGGAGACGTGTCCATTTCGGCCAAGAGGGATACGAGGGACGGCGGCACGGTGGCCGTCGGGGACTCCGCCCTGACGGAACCTGAGTCCACTGCTCCGCCCTCAGCATTGGTGAGCATCGCTCTCGACGTACCCCCCAGGCCCGTCCCGGGACAACGCCGGACAGATTCCAATGGCCGCTGCCCAATCAAGGCGCAGGTTCCCATCCAGGGATACTGCTGGCTGAAGCAGACCCTGGACCGGAAGGGCTGCGACGAGAACGGCTATCTGTACAAGGACGGAGAGTGCTACGCGCCCGTCTTCCAGACCGCCCGCCCTGCCACTTCTGGCCCCAAGGACTGA
- a CDS encoding HNH endonuclease, which produces MTGKLKTRVNSSGYRQFYDEREGRWVFTHRRVAEKQLGREPLPGEEVHHINGDKQDNRSRNLVTLKDSIHDRIHQEDPDACFRCGRSGHWAADCHATSDFEGNDLDLDEDDFDDEWDDDEWDDDDEDDF; this is translated from the coding sequence CAGTGGCTACCGGCAATTCTACGACGAGAGAGAGGGCCGCTGGGTCTTCACCCATCGCCGCGTGGCCGAGAAGCAGCTCGGACGTGAGCCCCTCCCAGGCGAAGAAGTCCACCACATCAATGGAGACAAGCAGGACAACCGGAGCCGGAATCTCGTAACGCTCAAGGACAGCATCCACGACCGGATCCACCAGGAAGACCCTGACGCCTGCTTCCGGTGTGGCCGTTCCGGCCACTGGGCCGCCGATTGCCATGCCACGAGTGACTTCGAGGGCAATGACCTCGACCTGGATGAGGACGACTTCGACGATGAGTGGGATGACGACGAATGGGACGATGACGACGAGGACGACTTCTGA